In Agromyces sp. G08B096, a genomic segment contains:
- a CDS encoding DUF485 domain-containing protein, which yields MGNDALSADRATLEHVDYRAVQASPEFQKLRRTHRSFVFPVLGACLVWYLAYVLLAVYAHDFMSTRVFGSVNVAMLLGLAQVVTTFAVTMWYVSFANRKLDPDAERIRTEIEDGAFREAGAGDAEGVAR from the coding sequence ATGGGCAACGACGCCCTGAGCGCGGACCGGGCGACGCTGGAACACGTCGACTACCGCGCGGTGCAAGCATCACCTGAATTCCAGAAGCTGCGGCGCACCCATCGCAGCTTCGTGTTCCCCGTCCTCGGCGCCTGCCTGGTCTGGTACCTGGCCTACGTGCTGCTCGCCGTGTATGCGCACGACTTCATGTCGACCCGCGTGTTCGGCAGCGTGAACGTCGCGATGCTGCTCGGCCTCGCCCAGGTCGTCACGACGTTCGCCGTCACCATGTGGTACGTGAGCTTCGCGAACCGCAAGCTCGACCCCGACGCCGAGCGCATCAGGACCGAGATCGAAGACGGCGCCTTCCGCGAGGCCGGCGCCGGCGACGCCGAGGGGGTCGCCCGATGA